A window of Salvia splendens isolate huo1 chromosome 8, SspV2, whole genome shotgun sequence genomic DNA:
TTCATAAGAAGGCTCAATTATCTAGTAGATGtgtatcttgtggatatttttACATTGAGATTTGAGATAACAAGCATAACATATTTTGATGACTGTTGAATAAGTTTATTCACGCGTGCGGAAAAGGGGGCACCAAATTAGTCAAATCTGGTTTGAGTTAAGAGCAATCAGTTTATCAAAAAATGAGGCTCATTACTACCATGAAACAAGATATTAACCTGCGATCCTTTCCGCCATTTCTGCTTAGATATAGCTGGTGACATCTGTGGATTGTAGCGATCATCTTTTTTGTCAAGAAAGCTGTCAAAGGAAACTCATATTTAGCTATCCTATATAACAAATACTTTTAAATAGCCCATAATAAAATGTCTACAAAAACAAGTAGCCAAGAAGTGAAAACTATTTTAACTTTTATTGACTACCTGTCCACAAAACTTCTCGGAGAACCCATCAGATAGCTGTAAATATAGCTGAAGTTGTACAAAGGGACACAACTGTTTGCAAACATCTATAGTCAGAAAACGATCAATGTTCAAGTCACATCTATGCAGAAAACATTAACGGATACACACATGTATGAGTGTATGACACAatatggaaaaataaaatttggcaCAAACTGCATCTgttattatgaaaaaaaaaatcagacaGAAACAGTAATTATGAAAATTAGGTGTTGATACCCATGAAATGACATCCCAAATTCAATATGATATGAtaaatgcaattttttttaagtgTATATTGCAACATCTTCTGGTTTTTGTTTCCTATACTTCAATATGTAAAGTTAAGCCCcatatactttcatatttcccTTTGAGTCCTTGACTTCTCCCCATTTGGGAGATATTTAACTATCCAAAGCAAATATTTACACAAAGCAAGATTTACAACGTacaaaaatagttaaagtacacacagaaaaaatgtttttttttctgtagGAATTGAAGAAGCTAAAAAGCCTAACCAAGCTACTTAAACGCCATAAATAATCGGGTGCCATGGCGGACGCCATCAAAATCTGCCACAAATCACTGGGCAATGGCATTTTTACAAAATACTTCCATGGCAGTACTATTTAATAACACGGATGCTGTATCATGACACTCCTACTTGTTCTATGTTTTAGTAACACACAAAGCTATGAATAAATCCGACAATACTATAAGGGCACAGATACCTCAATATGACACTCCTATAGCCAGAACTTCAATCGACATTGGAACGTTTACCAGCTTGTCTAATTTTGTTCATATGCTTAGTAGCTAAATGCACCATATTAGGTTGAACCAAAAGAATTTGCATACAACTTTATTCGACAAAAACACTGTTCTACGGCTATAATGAAGATGACCTGTCTGATAGAAGTACAAATCTTTGATTTGCAGGATCCTGAAGGGCTTCCTCCAAAAGTATTCTCTCAGCTTGAATCATGCTTGCTTCTCCCCAGGCTACCTACACCATCACTCTTAATATCAATCTACTGTGGTCTGTGGCTAAGACAAGCAGCAGCAGAGGTTATGTGTCCTTCAGGTCACACATTCTAGTCATCAAGGATACTCAAGACACACATTGAAACACACACGAACCCTATAGGATATGGATTTGGACTTGCAGAATTTCATACACTTGCAAactatattttaaacttattttTCACATTCAACTAGATACTACATCTTCAAATCGGCTTATCCAAACAAACAATGAATAAAGTGGTGATATTACCTTAATGCTGTTTCTCAGTTGCCGGTCGAAAAAGACTGTCGATCTTGTAGTCGATTCATCAAACACAAAACCCGGCTCAGaatgtatatatattgaaaattttGCCCTATCAACATTCTGCAAAGAGCCAAAGTGCGATTAAAAACTCAAATCAGAAGGAAATATAATCATCTCCGAGCAAAATAAAAGGCTGCAACATGTTACAAGAGCAAGACCAAATCTCCTCCTAAAATCCTACTCCCTATTCTACTTTAGATAACCAAAGTCAGAAGTGAAGTACCAAAAGAATCGAGAAGCACAAAAACAAGAGATTTTCCCCAGCAAACAAAAATTGCACCAACCTCGAAAAAGCTCTCCCAAAGGAAATCAAGGGGTAAATTTCTCCGAACGAGAAACAAAAACGCGACCTTAGGATTGCCGTTGAAGTCATAGGCGAGAAAGCGAGATTTCCGGGGCAGAGCAGCCGTGGACTGAGAATACTGCTGGATTCTGAGAAACGCGAAGACGCAAAGAGCGACGGAAAGTAGGATCACCAGCTTCCATCCGAGACACAACACGTGGCGCATCGACAGCCCCAGCTTAATCGATGCCTGTGCCCTCTTCGTCATCGCCACCGCTCACATACATAAAAAAATCGCCGAATCTCAATCCTAATACTTCCTCTTCTTTCTCCTCCTGTtgttcaaaatataaaaacagtAACTAAATCAACAATTAAGCAGTGAATTCACGGAAGGTGAGTTTGAGAGAAAGGGGAGTACATGTACATTGTAAGCGGAGAGCGCGATCGATGGCGTTAAGCAAAGCAATTTtgttgaaataataaaataattgaagttTGGTTTGAAACGGAAGGTTTCTGGCGGTGATTCAGTTGGTTGGGTTGGGAGGTGCTTCTTCGCCAAGTGGAGGGGACAAGTTCAACGACGTCGTGTCACCATTTCTATTTCTATCCGCACTGTGCTGCCAATCAATCACCACATCCACGTTACTTCTTTCATGTTGATTctagattattttatttaaccCACATGGGTGATTTTCGATttcaaagataaaataataccaaaatataatccatctaagattgagttgtggAATTGAATCTTATCAATCAAACACCCTCTATTAAGTATTATTGATCTTTGGTAgagtagtatataatttatttatcttaaaGCGCAGATAAAGCATTTGATAAAGGGTGGGTCTGATGAAGCCTGATGAAAGCCAggattagggatgtcaatgtagcccgtaacccgtgggctggcccgaatagcccgccaa
This region includes:
- the LOC121745107 gene encoding glycosyltransferase BC10-like isoform X1, encoding MTKRAQASIKLGLSMRHVLCLGWKLVILLSVALCVFAFLRIQQYSQSTAALPRKSRFLAYDFNGNPKVAFLFLVRRNLPLDFLWESFFENVDRAKFSIYIHSEPGFVFDESTTRSTVFFDRQLRNSIKVAWGEASMIQAERILLEEALQDPANQRFVLLSDSCVPLYNFSYIYSYLMGSPRSFVDSFLDKKDDRYNPQMSPAISKQKWRKGSQWVTLIRRHAEEVVDDEIVFPIFKKFCKRRPPVDASKGRKNLKLQKQHNCIPDEHYVQTLLSMKDLETELERRTVTYTVWNQSTTNMDNGGWHPFTFSYADAGSEQIKRITDINHVYYETEYRTEWCSNNSTSAPCFLFARKFSQGAAMRLFSQGVVGNFDVSTLLEAPP
- the LOC121745107 gene encoding glycosyltransferase BC10-like isoform X2; its protein translation is MTKRAQASIKLGLSMRHVLCLGWKLVILLSVALCVFAFLRIQQYSQSTAALPRKSRFLAYDFNGNPKNVDRAKFSIYIHSEPGFVFDESTTRSTVFFDRQLRNSIKVAWGEASMIQAERILLEEALQDPANQRFVLLSDSCVPLYNFSYIYSYLMGSPRSFVDSFLDKKDDRYNPQMSPAISKQKWRKGSQWVTLIRRHAEEVVDDEIVFPIFKKFCKRRPPVDASKGRKNLKLQKQHNCIPDEHYVQTLLSMKDLETELERRTVTYTVWNQSTTNMDNGGWHPFTFSYADAGSEQIKRITDINHVYYETEYRTEWCSNNSTSAPCFLFARKFSQGAAMRLFSQGVVGNFDVSTLLEAPP